CTTCGGACACTACACCGCTCGCTATGCAATTCGGCGCGCAATCGAAAAAGCAAAAGTTGGACGCACCTGTTTCGCGACACTCACCCAGACGGGGCATATCGGCAGGGTTGGGGAATACGCACAAGAAGCCGCTGAATCGGGTTGTATCGGAATGATTACCGTCGGTGGTGGTTCAAAAGGCGGCGGACGTATTCTTCCGTTCGGCGGTGCAGTTGGTGCACTCGGCACGAATCCGATCGCTATCGGTGTCCCGACAGGCGATGACACACCCTTTCTCATTGATTTCGCAACCAGTATGATCGCAAACGGTAAAAGTTACGTTGCTGACAGCGAAAATCGCGATCTGCCAGAGGGATGTGTTGTTGACAAACATGGGAACCCCACCGTCAAAACTGCTGAGTACCGCGATGGTGGACATCTCCTCGCTTTCGGCAGGCACAAAGGTTATGCGCTATCTCTCTTCGTCTGTTTGCTCGGTGGGTTGGGAGGGACCTTCAACATTGACGCTGGACAGATAGGTGGTCTCTATATGCAGGTGATTGATGTCAATGCGTTTACACCCCTTGAGAAGTATCAAGAAGGGGTCCGCGCTTTTTTGGATGCGATCAAGACGACACCCCCTGCCCCCGGTTTTGATGAAGTGTTGGTGCCCGGTGATTTTGAAGTCAATACTCGAACCCATCGCCTCGCAAACGGTATTGATGTCCCAGATACCATCTATCAGCAGCTGCGCGAGTGTGCTGAAAAGTGGAATGTTCCTATGGTAGAAACCCGGTGATTCGGCTATAGAACCTACTGACATAAAATCAAAAGCGACTGACTCCGGAAATTCACCCTATGCGATTCAAGCCTCTGTTTCTCACGATAACCGTTTTATTAACACTCCCATTCATTGCCACTGCTCAGCAAGAACACACCATATTTAGACATGGCGGAGGTATCCAGACGGTAGCATATTCACCGGTGAATTCCTCCCTCATTGCGAGTGCTGGTGATAATGGCACCATAAAGTTGTGGGATTTGCAAAACGATACTGTATTGACTCTCAGGGGACATACGGGGCAAATCAACTCTGTAGCCTTCTCTCCGGATGGACAATTACTTGCCAGCGGCGGTGATGATTGGACCTTCAGATTGTGGAATGTCCGCACGCGACAA
The genomic region above belongs to Candidatus Poribacteria bacterium and contains:
- a CDS encoding Ldh family oxidoreductase, with amino-acid sequence MERHIFEAAHLQAFTNNLFVAAGTPQHIADNVAEILIKANLAGHDSHGVLRIPSYLDGIENGGIRPAAEPDVLRETDETLHIDGGNGFGHYTARYAIRRAIEKAKVGRTCFATLTQTGHIGRVGEYAQEAAESGCIGMITVGGGSKGGGRILPFGGAVGALGTNPIAIGVPTGDDTPFLIDFATSMIANGKSYVADSENRDLPEGCVVDKHGNPTVKTAEYRDGGHLLAFGRHKGYALSLFVCLLGGLGGTFNIDAGQIGGLYMQVIDVNAFTPLEKYQEGVRAFLDAIKTTPPAPGFDEVLVPGDFEVNTRTHRLANGIDVPDTIYQQLRECAEKWNVPMVETR